Below is a genomic region from Trichoderma asperellum chromosome 2, complete sequence.
GAGTTGTTATTCTACTCGCTGTCTCTTTAACATAAGAAGTACTAATGGCCTGCGCTTCTTACGCGATAGCTGGCCCTAAAACAGCCAAAGAGACGAGTGTCAGCAAGGAACAGAGTGTAAGCAGCTCTCCGACGCTAGTTGATGAAGATATAAAGCTTTCAGCCGGTGGTCATGATTCTCAGCAAGAACATTTAAACAGTAGCGACGGAGTTCTGATTTCGACAACTCATCTGCCTTTGGAGCTACAACAATCGCATACATCTGGGCATCCAGACGCCAACACTGGGTTTAAACTTGGAGTCCAAGGCCCCAAACCCTTTTCCGAGCCATTTCTCCAAGAAACAGGAGTAAATGATGTGGGCGATATGGGGGATTTGAATAGTGATCCAAgtactcctcctcctcaataTGACGAGCAATTCGCCACCAGCAATGGAGCAATGGATTGGACCAATCAAGGAAACGTCACTCACAACTCTAGGCTTGGAGGGAACTATAACTTTCGAATATCGCTACTACAGAGTCCCCAGTACAGAAGCAGTCCAGCTTCGATGCCTTACTCTCTCAAGGCACCTCTCAGGGGAGAAGATAGGCCTATATGGAGCAATGGGTATAGTAGTAGCTACAACGGACATAATCAAGGAAAAGTTCCTATGGACAACGCCCGCCACCACCTTGGTATTTTGGCCGCCGCAAAAGTAACACATCGTCAGGCCCTAGGCCAAATCGCAGCAATTGGCTCGCTGTACGACGCACGCAAAGACCAAATCCTCTCTCAATCGGTATTTTTTGAGCCACTATCTAAAGATGCCGTCTGCAGAGATAGAGTGTTGTCCAAACAGTGTGAGATCAGGAGGTCTGGCTCACTAATGGAAACATTTGAGCAACTGGGTCTCTCTCCTGAACTGGGCCTTAGTTATCTCACTGGAACCGGCCCATACACAGCCAAAGGTAGCGCGGGCCACCTTGctcaaaaaagaacaagtgATGCTGCGCAAGAAGTTTCTGTCGTTTGTAATGAGGTTACTATACACGACACACTTGGCTTCGGCACTGAAGAACTGCAAGAAATCGTGGACGAAGAAGTTCTACAAACAGAAGAGGCCACTCATGTCGTCACGGGAATCTGGTGGGGCACCAGAACTGCCATAACGTCTATCGCCTCTCCGGTTTGTTCCATCCCTGATGCCAAAGCGAAAGAAGCGCAGTTGGACTCGCAGGAACGTGTCGTCGAATATTTAGGCCAGCTTCTAACTGGAAAGGTCACTACGGCGTATACTGCTTTCAAAGAAATCTCCAAAAGCTTGACTTTTAGGGTGAACGCCGATATTGATCCAAGTAAACAGTCTGCTCGAATATCAGATTTTGATAGCGTCTGTGACTTTATTGGAGAGATTCCTGGTACTTTGAAAAGGGCTAGGGCAGGAAGTGGTGTCCGGATAATGTACGATTTGGTTCCAATCAAAGACTTTACCCAGATGATGAATCGAGAGCTTGAAAGAGAGGTTCAGATTGTTCAACCAACTGACCACGAGTATCAAAAGCGGGTATTATTCCTCTTTGAGAAGCTCTATGCGACAAGGGCCAATCTCAATAGCTATTTAAACGCCTTATCACAGCATGAGCTGTCGGTTCCAAAACAGCATATAGAGACTGCAAATACGAATAGCTTCCGACTGAATGACCTCGAAGACAGACTAAAGAGCGAGCTTTGTCAAGATCTTCCTCGCGCGCGAGATCCTAGCTTCAAAGGAAGGCTGAAGCTCATTAATCCGGAGTGGGAAGCTGATATCCGAGAATTCGAGTCTTTGACTTCACAATATGTAGCCAAAATGACTTTTGAAAGCCAGATTACGGCACTAGGAatcaagtacatgtatcctAAGGATACTGAGACAGCTTACTCTGAGCATGAGAGTGACATCTACACCCTCTACTACAGCGATGCTGCTATGGTTGCTCCAAGCTGGAAAGAGCATTACACTAAGTTCATGGAGCTCGCTCGCGCTAAAAACTCTGGGCATTTGGTCTATGTTGTCGACTGCGATTTCGAAGCTGGTCAAGAGCTGAGAGTCCCACGCATAGAGCTCCGAGAGAATGGTCAAATCATGACCAAAGATTTTGTGAAAGAACAACAAAGCTTCGCCGGGAAGTGTTTCGTCCGTGCTGCCACTCCAAGAGATATGGAAAAGCTGCCTGCTAAATTGCTCGACTCAATACGGAGAAGTGTCAAAATTCGCTGTCCTTGTGCAGCCGCAACAACAGGCGATTGTTTCTGTCGAATTTGCAAGAGAGCCATTTTCTATTTGAAAGATGATGATTATCTCTATTGCAATTGTGGTAGATATAAGCCCGCTAATGCAGCTTTTAAGTGTTTGGATCCGGCTCATGGGATCAGTTACCTCAAATATGAAGATTCTGAAATGCTTCTAGAGGCTTATGACTATCAAGAATTTGAGCAGCATAACATCTTAATATTGGGAGAGACGGGAGTCGGAAAGTCCACATTTATTAACGGATTCATGAATTACATGCTGTTCGAGACTCTAGACGAAGCATTAGAGGCTCCTGACTTGCACTGGGCCattccctcttctttcaaaTACACTGAAATGAACAATAAGAAACTGAATACTTTTACTGTCACAGTTGGTGAAGAGACTAAAGCTCAGAAATATTCATTAGATGGAGAGTCAGCTACCCGAAGCTGCGTGATCTACGTTCTTCACATGAATGGCTTGACTCTCCGTCTAATCGACACTCCTGGTATTGGGGATACTCGGGGCCTCCAGCAGGACAAAGAAAATGTTAAAGGCATTCTACAAACGCTTAAATCAGTTGAAAAAATTAGCACAGTCCTGTTCCTCATTAAGCCCAACCTCTCTCGCCTTGGACAAGTATTTAACTTCTGCATGACAGAATTGCTTTCTCATCTCCACAAAGAGACGAATCAAAATATTGTATTTGGATTTACAAATTCTCGAAGCACAAATTATTCCCTGGGAGATACTGGAATTCCTCTTCAAAAATTGTTAACAGATAAAAAGACCGATATCACTGTTGGTTACGACAacactttcttctttgattcgGAAGGCTTTCGATACTTGGCAGCATACAAGACTATAAACAAAGAAATGAAggaaagaattaattttgaAAAGAGTTTCCGGAATTCTGCTGAGGAGGCCCGGCGCCTCGTTAATAAGACAATACGAATGGTAGCTCACGAAGTCCGTAAAACATTGAGCTTGAGTGATACACGGCTATATATTGAGGGGCTTAAAACACCAATGATCTTGATCAACAAAATCGCCGATGAAGACCAAGAAGAAATTGAAAAGCACAAAAGCCATATTACAGAGTTTGGAATGTCAAATAGCGCGCTCGAAGACAAGCTAAAGATGACAATCCGAAAACCTGTCAAGAAGATGCTTCCAAGCCCGCGCACCGTCTGTACAGACGATGAATGCAGAACTGTAAACAGGGACGCGGCTGGCAAAGAACACGTCGTGTACAGGCAGATATGCCACGATCATTGTTATATCAAGACGACCAATGAGCTAATTGGGGCCCCGGAAATCTCTACCTGCGAGGCCTTTGACTACTCTTCCAAACCATGCAGAGAATGCGGTCACGAATGGGACAAGCACCAACACATCTCGTACAACCTCACAGTTGAAGAAGTAAAGGTTGACGACCCAAACATCTtggaaatttataatagtaacaAATCAAAGCTTGAAAAGGCCGAAGCGGCTATCGAATCTCTGTCACGAAAAAAGGAATTATTAGGAGAGCGCAAAGAGTTTATCAACCACTCGCTGGCCAGCTTTGGAGCTTATCTTGGCAGCACCGCCATGGTTAAGTACAATGATGCGACAATCACTTACCTCGACTATCTCATCGACaacgccaagaaggagggcaGCGTTGATAGCCAGCGACAACTTGAAGAGCAGCGCCGGATATACAAAGAGCAGTATGATGAAATCACAAAGGGCAACCCGAAACTAGATCTGCCACCCAAGGTACCAAGTTATGCCGAAATCATGGACATCATACTCCAGCTCGACGAAATAGAGGTGAATGGTAGCCGGATCAAAGATCTggtggaagagaagatggataaTCCACCGCTTTATTGCAACACAGTCACGCTTTCACTTGAAACGGCGAGTAAGGAAGTTGATTCATTTGCGTGGATCGAACAACCGCCTCCTCGGAGCTCCTGTGCGCATTCGTCCACccgagaaaagaaacaaagaaagaagacccGCTCTTTGAGTCAAACCCCTAGGACAGAGATGGCCAAAGTAGAGTCAACGCCCAAAGATGAGGGTTTTTTGAGTTAAATGGGAAGAACCTGAACGGAACTCCATGCATTTCAACAGCATCATGTCGCTGTACACTAGGGCTACGcgctctttttattttattttcactCTTGTCCCCGTCTATTTATCACTCTTTTTGTCTGTGTCTACATTCATTTGCTTCCTTTTGTCTCTTCCCATTTGTTTGAGTCATTcgcctctctttttcccccttccacctcctttcttttcccgTCGGGCACAAGTTGACGGAGCTGCTGCGCCTCCGACGTTTTGGACGGCTAGCCCAAGGCGGTACGGCTATGCTCTCTACGAAATGAAGGTGACCACACCGCTCTGGGTCTCTCATCATAGCTATCGAATCAAAtctctttaattataaatgcCGTTGTCATTTTTTCAGCCACGAAAAGATGCCACTCCGCCACCAACAACTCACTCTGCTTGTCTAAGGCATAATAATGGCAGGGCGTCAAGGAATAGCGCCGGAGGCGGCGGCCCACTAAAGATTTGCGCTTAGACTCCAATTAGCGGCTTTACTTTCACCGAAACTGGAAACTTGTAAAGAGGAAATGACAGCGaaagaaattaatacttGTGAATGAATGCAGCTACCATTGCGAATGTGACATGAGAGAAAgcgtttttattttaatctttaacAAGACTATACGCTTGTTGACACCATCCTTGGAGCAATTTATAGAGGATATGGAGGAGAATATTTGGAGTAAAGTCGGACTTGGAGCCACCAGGTCTCAGTGAAATTGAGCCGAACAGTTCATGCCACTATTGGTTCAGCATGAGACTCTCTTAGCTGAAGCTTAGGTACATGCAGTGAGATTGAATCTAGAGGAGTAACCACCTACACACAGTCATCAATATGTGCGCGTGGATATCATAGCGCCGCTACATAGATGTAGGCATACAAAACGTGTCGAACAAACCACCATCTCCGACCAGGCTCACTGCTATCCGTAATATACACCGCcagttcttcatcatcttaaCACGGGGCTACGGATAATTGACTTCCTACAAGGCTGATGGAGCTTCATTTAGGCAAAGCCAATCGAGTTGGGTATTTTCGTTGCTGGGAAAAGTCATATCTGACCCTGTTCTGGGCTTGAACGGCGGGAGTTGGGCATAGCCGTTCAACTCGACGGTTCACCGCCAAATTGTCTTCAAGGCGACTGGATACCAGGCAGCATCTCCAGTCAACGTGGCCAAGCCGCacaattaaatattaatgcaTAGCGGATAGAGACTGCCTTGCCATTTCAATTCAATAGATTGTGATTACGGATATCGCTTTTGCGCAGTTGCGCAGTTGCGCAAGCCTTGGACCCACTCCTCATAGCAGGGCTGCAACTGCGCAACTGCGCAAATGCGCAAATGCGCAAATGCGCAACTGGAGCAAGATAAATGAGCCGCAAAATATCGTTGGCATTCTTAATCTTTCAGCGTATCAGAATTTTACACCCTCAGATCAAATTTTCCAATTGGAGTCTTGTTATTGCGTCAATTTTGCCTCGTAACCTCGTTGAGGAAGCACTCTTCTCGTCTTAGCAGAGCAAATCTCCAATGCAGCGATACCTGGCTCAGACTCCTCAAGATGATGCGGGAACGTATGCTCGGCTGGTGCGAGTTCGGGAGTATCCATTCGAGGATAGAGGTTACGCATCTATCATTATTCACTGCATCCTGGCCCAAGAAAAAATTGCGCAGCTTGAAAAGCCTCTGATAGAAGAAGCCAATGCTTCTCTCGATTGTCCTCAGCTCACTACCTGTTGCCCCTTTATTGCTTCTAGCAAATTATCTTGGGCATACCATATTCATTTCGGCCATCTCAAGTTGGAATTCCATCCGCACCATATCAAGTCGTCTGAGACTCTATATGCAAATGAAAAATGGCAACATCAAAAGAGCATATCTTGTTCGGCCCCAGGATGCTCTATGACATTCTTTGGAGTTGATGCGCTATATCAATGGCTGGATCATATTAGCGTACACATGGAGCAGCTTGCCACTCCTCGCGATCCGCAGGCCACATCTAAGGCTGCGAAAGGCAGCGTTAAGCCCCTTCAATTGCCAAACGATTCCGATACTAGAATCACCCACGAATACGAGCCCAATGGGCAGCTCATCTTGCAGGAATCCCTTtgcgagctgctgcagcgctcTAGTCTTGAGGACGATCCTACGAGCACTGATCAGCCAGAAAGTCGCCGAACTTTCTCCCCCACGTCCCCAACAGCCATCTCGGACTACGCACAAACCGCTGAAGGAAACCTCATAGTCAATTCCGGAATGAACAATCATTATTCGAATCAGAATTATTTAGAAAGCCAGCTACTGCCTCGCCGTTTGGCTCGAGATGTAGCTTATTCCTTCAACAATCATCCACAAATGgaacaacaagaacaagaacatcATTCAAATATTTCAGATTACTCATCTATATCTTCATTTTCGTCTTTCGAAGAGATATTTTCGCTCAAAAACTCATCTAACAATGATACCAATTCGGTCTCAATCCTCATTAGGggggatgatgaagaagcagtTTTATATAACGCCGAGGCGGAACAAGTTTCCCGCTCAGATTTGGTTAATGAGTTTGCACGGTTTACTATGTCATGGTTTATAGCCTGGACTGCAAATCGGCGAAACAATATGGACTCCAATTCACACGATCAAGAGATTCAAGCTTATGAAGGACAGAAAAGCGGCCGATGCGAATGTGGAAATAGGCGGAAACGTACTAGAGAAAATGGCCATGGCGGAAGGaacaaaaaacaacaaaaaagagatgacagcgatgaagaagatgatcaTGACGATAACAAACGCAATATTCCCTCTATTGCAAAGAGTATACCCAACAAAGACCCAAAAGACTTGGCCTGCCCATTTTTCCAGAGGGACCAATCAAGTTTTGGGCATGGCAGATGGAAACTATGCGCCCATGGCTCATGGAAAAACTATCATAGAGTCAGGTCGGTGCATATCTGCCATGAGAagtaaaagagaagaaagagatatTAACAAATGACTTTTCTAGAGAACATGTATATCGTAAGCACATACTTCCAGAGTATCACTGCGACAGATGCTTCGAAGATCTCAGAGATGCTCAGACTTTACTACAGCATCAAAGTCCATTACAGTGCGAACAAACAGCGCTTCTATATGCAACGGCAGATCGAATCTCTCAGCTAAAGATGCCAATGAAACGGGGAATTGAAGAATGTGAAAAATGGGAAAATATGTATCGCATATTGTTTCCTAGAGATACTCATATCCCTAGCCCATGTGTGTGTTATTATCTCCCTGGCTATAGCTGGTTTGCTAACTAACCAATGACCCTAATAGTTAAAGAGCAGCCATTTTACATCACTGAAGAAATGAGAGTCTTGGCCGCAGAAATTGAACGGATTTGCAACTCTTCGTTTTCGGATCCTCGCGCACAAATGGAGCAAATCAGGGGTATCGCTGAACAGACAATACGGAACAATGCAACCAGTACAGACATTGGGGCACCTGGATATGTTGGGACACCAAATGTTCCATCTACTCATGAATCAATCATGGAGTACAGGGGGCTATCTGGATTAGTCATGGGCGATTTACTTGCTGAAGATCTAATTCCAGCACTTGGCGGCCAAGATAACCCCGCATCTCATACATTGGAGTCACCTAATAATATGGATACTTATTTTTTGGGAAATTATTTCCAAGTGGGCGATGCACCTTACGCTGAACAATTATTTTTTGCAAGAGATACTTCAGACGATCAAGATATATCTCAAACAGGAGGCACGCCTAATGGTACCGATGAACCATCATTGTGGAGATGACGGATGTTCATTTCGGTACCGGTATAGCCAGAAATAGTTTGCAAAACAGATCATTTGGATGGGGTTCATATTCGACCATATTATTGGCCATATGTCATAGGGCGAACTCTTATGGCATGCCCCTTCCTGTTTACTAGGCGCTAACGCTAGGTATCGTTTACGATGTGACGAATTCTATAAAATTGTTATATTGAGGATACGGAGATATTTGAGATTACGGTAGAGGTATCtgtggtaaaaaaaaaaaaatgatccTTATCTGGGAAGTTAGATTGTTTCATAATATACTAGTCGAAGAATACATGCATCAAAGGTTTTAATACACacttaaagatataaaggcTCTATTTGCATCATACTGTCAAATTTGTTGAcgactatatttaaattaaatatcaACTTCACGTTAATCTTCTACCTTGGAATAACATAGTCTATTTCCTGACTATCTTATAATCCCCTAGGGCTCGCCAACTTACACATGAAATATCATTATCACCTCTCCGGGTACGGCAGAGACATGGCTGCGTAGGCTGAGTAGTTTAATGGTCGCTACATCCGACTTGGTTTTCGCGGATACACTTAGAGCTTTGACTGCTATGATTAGCCATCCTACCATGCCAGATAGCGCTACATATATATCTATTATCAGATGGCTATAATGATGAGCAAATACACCTCAATAATACCAATTTAGACATGGACACCCCGCATAGCAGAGAATAACGCGCTTCCTTAACTAGCTCCCGAG
It encodes:
- a CDS encoding uncharacterized protein (EggNog:ENOG41); this translates as MSKAISIPHSRDDYTVGWVCALPTELTAAIYMLDERHSDLKQPRGDSNAYILGKMGEHNVVIAGLPKGVTGNTSSATVAARMISSFPNIRVGLMVGIGSGVPQKVRLGDVVISAPVEDRPGVIQWDMGRAEDKGFIQTGFLNPPAKLLLSALAKFEAEQIKVHASMMEYLVKQVPKDYFKSPQPKDIAYESTYQHVGGNDCCQCDDNMAMKRDSGERHGLHYGLVASGNQVIKSAEQRDKLYRQFDENILCIETEAAGLMNDFPCIVIRGISDYADSHTNVAWQEYAAAAAAACAKTFLDVVPVSEVDKLEAVKSLIPPGMIERTVNSWLSYWFSKPQDTSPGSAGPKTAKETSVSKEQSVSSSPTLVDEDIKLSAGGHDSQQEHLNSSDGVLISTTHLPLELQQSHTSGHPDANTGFKLGVQGPKPFSEPFLQETGVNDVGDMGDLNSDPSTPPPQYDEQFATSNGAMDWTNQGNVTHNSRLGGNYNFRISLLQSPQYRSSPASMPYSLKAPLRGEDRPIWSNGYSSSYNGHNQGKVPMDNARHHLGILAAAKVTHRQALGQIAAIGSLYDARKDQILSQSVFFEPLSKDAVCRDRVLSKQCEIRRSGSLMETFEQLGLSPELGLSYLTGTGPYTAKGSAGHLAQKRTSDAAQEVSVVCNEVTIHDTLGFGTEELQEIVDEEVLQTEEATHVVTGIWWGTRTAITSIASPVCSIPDAKAKEAQLDSQERVVEYLGQLLTGKVTTAYTAFKEISKSLTFRVNADIDPSKQSARISDFDSVCDFIGEIPGTLKRARAGSGVRIMYDLVPIKDFTQMMNRELEREVQIVQPTDHEYQKRVLFLFEKLYATRANLNSYLNALSQHELSVPKQHIETANTNSFRLNDLEDRLKSELCQDLPRARDPSFKGRLKLINPEWEADIREFESLTSQYVAKMTFESQITALGIKYMYPKDTETAYSEHESDIYTLYYSDAAMVAPSWKEHYTKFMELARAKNSGHLVYVVDCDFEAGQELRVPRIELRENGQIMTKDFVKEQQSFAGKCFVRAATPRDMEKLPAKLLDSIRRSVKIRCPCAAATTGDCFCRICKRAIFYLKDDDYLYCNCGRYKPANAAFKCLDPAHGISYLKYEDSEMLLEAYDYQEFEQHNILILGETGVGKSTFINGFMNYMLFETLDEALEAPDLHWAIPSSFKYTEMNNKKLNTFTVTVGEETKAQKYSLDGESATRSCVIYVLHMNGLTLRLIDTPGIGDTRGLQQDKENVKGILQTLKSVEKISTVLFLIKPNLSRLGQVFNFCMTELLSHLHKETNQNIVFGFTNSRSTNYSLGDTGIPLQKLLTDKKTDITVGYDNTFFFDSEGFRYLAAYKTINKEMKERINFEKSFRNSAEEARRLVNKTIRMVAHEVRKTLSLSDTRLYIEGLKTPMILINKIADEDQEEIEKHKSHITEFGMSNSALEDKLKMTIRKPVKKMLPSPRTVCTDDECRTVNRDAAGKEHVVYRQICHDHCYIKTTNELIGAPEISTCEAFDYSSKPCRECGHEWDKHQHISYNLTVEEVKVDDPNILEIYNSNKSKLEKAEAAIESLSRKKELLGERKEFINHSLASFGAYLGSTAMVKYNDATITYLDYLIDNAKKEGSVDSQRQLEEQRRIYKEQYDEITKGNPKLDLPPKVPSYAEIMDIILQLDEIEVNGSRIKDLVEEKMDNPPLYCNTVTLSLETASKEVDSFAWIEQPPPRSSCAHSSTREKKQRKKTRSLSQTPRTEMAKVESTPKDEGFLS
- a CDS encoding uncharacterized protein (TransMembrane:1 (o17-44i)), which encodes MHFNSIMSLYTRATRSFYFIFTLVPVYLSLFLSVSTFICFLLSLPICLSHSPLFFPLPPPFFSRRAQVDGAAAPPTFWTASPRRYGYALYEMKVTTPLWVSHHSYRIKSL
- a CDS encoding uncharacterized protein (EggNog:ENOG41) translates to MQRYLAQTPQDDAGTYARLVRVREYPFEDRGYASIIIHCILAQEKIAQLEKPLIEEANASLDCPQLTTCCPFIASSKLSWAYHIHFGHLKLEFHPHHIKSSETLYANEKWQHQKSISCSAPGCSMTFFGVDALYQWLDHISVHMEQLATPRDPQATSKAAKGSVKPLQLPNDSDTRITHEYEPNGQLILQESLCELLQRSSLEDDPTSTDQPESRRTFSPTSPTAISDYAQTAEGNLIVNSGMNNHYSNQNYLESQLLPRRLARDVAYSFNNHPQMEQQEQEHHSNISDYSSISSFSSFEEIFSLKNSSNNDTNSVSILIRGDDEEAVLYNAEAEQVSRSDLVNEFARFTMSWFIAWTANRRNNMDSNSHDQEIQAYEGQKSGRCECGNRRKRTRENGHGGRNKKQQKRDDSDEEDDHDDNKRNIPSIAKSIPNKDPKDLACPFFQRDQSSFGHGRWKLCAHGSWKNYHRVREHVYRKHILPEYHCDRCFEDLRDAQTLLQHQSPLQCEQTALLYATADRISQLKMPMKRGIEECEKWENMYRILFPRDTHIPSPFKEQPFYITEEMRVLAAEIERICNSSFSDPRAQMEQIRGIAEQTIRNNATSTDIGAPGYVGTPNVPSTHESIMEYRGLSGLVMGDLLAEDLIPALGGQDNPASHTLESPNNMDTYFLGNYFQVGDAPYAEQLFFARDTSDDQDISQTGGTPNGTDEPSLWR